In a genomic window of Nodosilinea sp. E11:
- a CDS encoding urease accessory protein UreD, translating into MVQSRSEPRGWQGVAHLGYAVEAGRCIPTQTYTRAPLRVQRALYPEGDALCHSVLVHTAGGLVGGDSLAIALQAEAGSQVLVTTAAASKVYGSETEAQSSQRVEITLAPGSCLEWMPQETIVFNHAHYHQDLRVNLAPGAIWSGWEITRFGRSARGETFDQGHWRSHLEVWQADQPLWLDRQHLIGGSPSLHSPNALAGQPVVGSFAVVGYRPTPDQITALRQLWPRSQPGDVGVTRLTEGLLCRYRGPSSQAAQRWFVAAWQYLRPLYLGREAAVSRVWPR; encoded by the coding sequence CGGGGTTGGCAGGGGGTTGCCCACCTTGGCTACGCCGTAGAGGCCGGCCGATGCATTCCGACTCAAACTTATACCCGTGCGCCCCTGCGAGTGCAGCGGGCGCTTTATCCCGAAGGAGATGCGCTCTGCCACAGCGTGTTAGTGCACACCGCTGGTGGCTTGGTGGGGGGCGACAGCCTGGCGATCGCGCTTCAGGCCGAGGCGGGGAGTCAGGTGCTCGTGACCACTGCCGCCGCCAGCAAGGTCTACGGTAGCGAGACTGAAGCTCAGTCGAGCCAGCGGGTAGAGATTACCCTGGCCCCCGGCAGTTGCTTAGAGTGGATGCCCCAGGAAACCATTGTGTTTAACCACGCCCACTACCACCAAGATTTGCGGGTCAACCTGGCCCCCGGGGCGATCTGGAGCGGTTGGGAGATCACCCGATTTGGCCGCAGTGCTCGCGGTGAAACCTTTGACCAGGGCCACTGGCGATCGCACCTCGAAGTCTGGCAAGCTGACCAGCCCCTATGGCTCGATCGCCAGCACCTGATTGGGGGCAGCCCATCGCTTCACAGCCCCAACGCGCTGGCGGGGCAGCCGGTCGTGGGCAGCTTTGCCGTGGTAGGCTACCGACCCACCCCCGACCAGATTACGGCTCTGCGACAGCTCTGGCCGAGATCTCAGCCTGGCGATGTTGGCGTCACCCGCTTAACCGAAGGGCTGCTCTGTCGCTATCGGGGGCCGTCGAGCCAGGCGGCGCAACGGTGGTTTGTGGCGGCCTGGCAATATTTGCGCCCCCTTTACCTGGGGCGAGAAGCTGCTGTCTCGCGGGTGTGGCCCCGGTAA
- a CDS encoding helix-turn-helix domain-containing protein translates to MKTSQFSGSKLTPASEYALIVGAGATAAMSMAAQQVAVATLPVTTLVALGLLNRYRLDQRLQASETEGTTVEETNARTTAPPPQRITAQPRPDTISARPQTVATPATSARFSEQRDYIHDTLASKLQAKADFAAVQQAWLKKVGTRLQQLRLEKALSLDDMYQQTFIQPYTLKAIETGNLKQLPEPFYIRAFIQKYASALGLEGKAVAADFPMP, encoded by the coding sequence ATGAAAACTTCTCAATTTTCTGGCTCTAAGCTGACCCCTGCGTCAGAATATGCGCTGATTGTAGGGGCAGGGGCAACGGCGGCAATGTCGATGGCGGCTCAACAGGTGGCGGTGGCAACTCTGCCAGTCACCACCCTGGTAGCCCTTGGCCTGCTCAATCGGTACCGCCTTGATCAACGCCTGCAAGCCAGCGAAACCGAAGGCACCACCGTCGAAGAGACCAACGCCCGCACGACCGCACCCCCTCCCCAGCGCATTACTGCTCAACCTCGCCCCGACACCATTTCGGCCCGCCCCCAAACCGTGGCTACCCCAGCCACCTCAGCCCGGTTTTCTGAGCAGCGTGACTATATTCATGACACGTTGGCCAGCAAGCTTCAGGCCAAGGCCGATTTTGCGGCAGTGCAGCAGGCCTGGCTGAAAAAAGTTGGCACCCGTCTACAGCAGCTCCGTCTAGAAAAAGCGCTTTCCCTAGACGATATGTACCAGCAGACGTTTATTCAGCCCTACACCCTCAAGGCGATCGAGACCGGTAACCTGAAACAGTTGCCAGAGCCGTTTTACATTCGCGCCTTTATTCAAAAATATGCCTCTGCCCTGGGCCTAGAGGGTAAAGCTGTGGCCGCCGATTTTCCGATGCCCTAG